Below is a window of Cloacibacillus sp. DNA.
CCGCCGCCAGTCCGGTATTCGCCGCCGAGGCTTCGAGCTCCCGGACAAATTCCGCGTCGTAGTCCACGGAGAGGGAGACCGTTGGCGTGCCGAAGCGCGCGAAACTGCCGGAGGCGCGCTCGCCGGGCGAGATGTGGAAGTAGTCGCCGTAGAGGGTGGAGTGCGGCGAGACGACGACCACAGTATCGGGCGCGGAGTCCGCGATGAAGGCAGCGGCCTTCCTATATGCCTCGATTGTCTTTGAGATGGCCCGTTCCTCTCCGCGCCCGACCTCCGGTATTATGAGCGGCGGGTGCGGAACCATGGTTCCTGCAGTAATTCCCATCTTTATCTCCTCCGATCTTTTGCCGGGTTTTCGGCTGTTTTATGTATATCTTTGCCGTTATGCGTTAATATATTTAAAATTATACACCGCCGCGGAGCGGTCAGCCCCGAGAGTATATATGGGGATATCTTAAAATTGGCTCTTGGTTTAAGGAGGTAAAGAGATGTCTGTGATCGTAACCGGCGGGATATTCCTGCTTTTGACGGTACTGGAACATCCAATCGCCGCCGCGCTGCTTGTCTGCCTCGCGCTGTGGGGGCTGTGCGGCTTCGCCGGCGACCTTACGCCGCTTACGGCCGCCGGTTTTTATGCCGCCGTGTTGGCGGCGGGGTATTTTCTGGGGGACGCCTTCATCCGGACTTCGTATATAAGGATGGGCGGTATTGCGGCGCTCTCCATTTTACTGGGCCTCTCTCCGGTTATCTACGGCGGCATCTGGTATCTGCTGCACCGCCTCCGACGCGGTAAGAGAGATTTAGGAGAGACGAAAAAACAAACCTGTAACGAAATGGAAGATGATTCAATATGAAGAAGATAGAAAATATCGCCCTTGTCGGGCTGGGAGCGGTCGGATGCGCCTATCTGACGACGATCGCGGAGCATCTGCCTCCTGAGAAGATTCGGGTCGTCGCCTCCGGTGAACGCGCCGAACGTTACCGTAAAAATGGTATAACCTATAATGGAAAACAGTACCGCTTCAATGTCGCGGAGCCGGGGAGCGGAGAGCGTTCCGCCGATCTGGTCTTTGTCGCCGTGAAGAATACCCAGCTCGCGGCGGCGGTGGAGGAGATAGGGGATTTTGTCGGCTCCGAGACGGTGATCGTCGCGCCGCTCAACGGCGTCACGAGCGAAAAGGTGCTGATGGAGCGCTACGGCGCGGAGCGGGTGCTCTATTCCTACGCGATGAAGATAGACGCGACGCGCGAGGGAGACCGCACCTTCTGCAAAAATACCGGCTTTATCCCCTTCGGAGAGGCGCGCAACGAGCCGGGCCGTTATTCGGAGAACGTGACGGCGGTGGAGGAGTTTTTTCGGCGTACCGGTATCGAGTATGAGATACCGGAGGATATGATAACGAGCCTCTGGAAGAAGTTCATGATGAATACGGGCTTAAACCAGACCTCCGCGATCCTTGGCTTTACCTACGGGATGATGCAGCGTTCCACTTCCGCGCGCGCACTGATGCGTTCGGCGATGGAGGAGGCCGCCGCCGTGGCCGGAGCGGAGGGGATATCCCTGGGAACGCCGGAGATCGACGACTGTTTCCGGATCATGGATATGCTGGGCGCCGAGGGAAAGACCTCGATGCTGCAGGATATCGAGGCCCGCCGCCCTACTGAAGTCGGCGCCTTCGCCGGCACGGTGGTCGAGATTGCCGGCAGACACGGCCTCGCCGTCCCAGTCAACCGTACCTATCTGCGGCAGATCCGGGCGCTGGAGGAGTCTTTTCTTATATAAGGGCTGAAAGAAAAACGGCTTTTAAGCTCAAAGTCGCCGGATATCCGCATATTGAACCGCCGTGGCTCCTGTAAGAATATTTCGGAACGGCGGCGGGCGGTTCGGCGGTATTGGAGTTTTGTATCATTTATTTATTGTCGCAAAAAACGGCATGTACGTCTTTTAGAACTGTATCCGTTTCAGCTGCGAGCTGACGTCGATCTGCATCTCCGTCCGGTCGAGCAGCGCCTGGAGGCCGGTGTCTTCGGCGATCTCGGTCATCACCATATGGCCGTAGATGTTCCGCACCACGCAGTATTCGGTGACGATGACGTCGACCACGCCGCGCCCCGTCAGCGGCAGCGAACATTTCTGCACGAGCTTGCTGCGCCCCTCTTTATCGAAGTGGCGCGTCGCGACGCAGACCTTTTTTGCCCCCGTGACGATGTCCATCGCGCCGCCCATGCCTGGGACCCGCACCTGCGGGATCATCCAGTTTGCGAGGCTTCCCTCGCGGTCGACCTCGAGCGCGCCGAGAACGGTGACGTCGATATGGCCGCCGCGCATGATCGCGAAGCTGAGCTCCGAGGAGATGAGCGCGCCGCCCGGCAGCACCGACACCGGCGTGCCGCCAGCGTCGATGACGCGCAGGTCGTGCCTGTCCGCGCTTGCGCCGGCGTTGATGACGCCGTTTTCCGTCTGCAGTATGAGCCGCACCTCTTCCGGCAGGTAATCCGGCACGAGCTGCGGAATGCCGATGCCTAGGTTGACGAGCGCGCCGTCTTCAAGTTCCGAGGCGACCCTCCTCGCGATACGCGCGCGGGCCTCTTTCTCACTAAGTTCTGGAAGCATATTCGCCATCTCCTTTCAATACCAGAGCGTCAATAAATATGCCAGGGGTCACGACGTTGTTGGGATCTATTTCACCGAGCGGCACGACCTCGTCCACCTCCGCGACAACCCTTGCCGCCGCGGTCGCCATCGTCGGGTTAAAGTTCCTGTTCGTCCCGTAATAGACAAGATTGCCCGCAGCGTCGGCCTTGTAGGCGCGGATAAAGGCGGTATCCGCCCGCAGCGGCCGCTCAAGGATGTAGCGTCGTCCGTCGAGTTCGACGGTCTCGCGCCCCTCCTCGTAGACGGTATCCACGCCGGTCGGCGTAAGGATGCCGCCGAGCCCCGCGCCGCCCGCGCGGATACGTTCGACGAAGGTGCCCATCGGTATCAGCTCTATCTTCAGTTTTCCGCCGGTGTACAGCTCCTGCGTCTTTTTATTGAGGCCGATATGGGAGGCGACGAGCGAACGGAGCTGTCCGTTTGTCACGAGCCGCGCCACGCCGACGGGGCCGGGAACCTTGGTCTGGAAGTAGCTGGTGTCGACGCAGATGAGATCTATCTCCTTTACGCCGCTCTCGCAGAGCGCCTCGATTATCGTATAGGGCGCGCCGCCGTAGTTGAAGCCGCCGATCATCAGGGTTTTGCCGGGAGCGGCATAGGCCGCGGCCTCCGCCGGCGTGATGACGGGCTTGATAAATGGTTTGGCCATTGAGTAAAACATCCTCTCAAAAGTACTTTAACAAGTTTTACAGCCGCGGGGAGGAATGTCAAGGGAGAAAATTTTCCCGCTTTGCGGGAGAAGCGCCTCTGTAAGCGGGCGGTTTGTCTTGGATGGCGCGGAATATGAGGAACGGCTGTCTATTTCCGCTGTGGCCGCGATTTTGCCCCCCGCCATATTGTGATATGATTTAGAAAGTTTAGGAGGCGGTAATTATGGACAGAGAATATCTATTATCGATGATAAAAGAACTTGTCGCGCTGCCGAGCGTTACGGAGAGCGCCGCGGAGAGCGCGCCCGGCGAATGGCTCTTCGAAAGGCTTTCAAAGCTTCCTTATTTTTGTGAAAACCCCGGACATCTTCAGCTGGTTGATACGCCGCTGGAGGGTTCGCTCTATAAACTGAAGTCGCTTGTCGCGCGCGTCGACGCCGCCAAAAAGACGGCGCGTACGGTGCTGCTCATCGGCCATTACGACGTCGTCGACGTGAAATGTTACGGCGATATCGCCGAACATGCCTTCGACGCCGACCGGCTCGCGGAGATATTCGACGCCGGCGCGGACGTCCTCTACGGGCGCGGCGTGATGGATATGAAGTGCGGCGCGGCGCTCGAAGCGGCGCTCATCGAGGAGTTTGCGGAGGACCGTTCCCTGTTCGACGTGAATCTGGTCATCGCGCTGGTGGGAGACGAGGAAAATTCCTCCGCCGGAATGCGCGGCGCGCTGCCGGCCCTTACGGCGATGCAGGCGGAGGGGCTCGATTTTCTCGCGGCGCTCAATACCGAGCCGGGAGAGGCGGGGCGCTCCGGCGTCGTCGGCCCGATGGTCTTTCTCGGCACGCTCGGCAAACTGATGCCCGGCTTTTATATCCGTGGGCGCGGCGCTCATGTGGGAAACTGCTACAATGGTTTTTCCGCGCTGCTAGCCGCCTCGCGGCTGGTCTCCTACGCTGAGGGCAACCCCTATCTCGCTGACCCGCTGCACGGCGTCTGCCAGCCCTCATGGATCTGCCTCGACATGAAGGCGCTGCACGACCTCTACAGCGTTACAGTCCCCGATAAGGCCTACGCGTACTTCAACTGTTTCACTACCAACAACACCCCCGCGCTGGTGATGGAGCAGATGCGCGGCGTCGCCGCCTATGCGCTGCGCCAGAGCTCGGAGCAGCTCACCGCCTCCTATCGTGCGCTGCTCGCCTTGGGCTACGAGGGGGCGGAGTTTGTGCCGGAGGAGCCGGCGGTTTACACGCTGGAGGAGCTCAAGGAGCTGGCGCGCGGACATCACGGAGACTCTTTCGACGAGGAGCTGCGCCGCTACACGGAGACGCTGCCGCCCGGCGATATGCGCGCGCGCGGCATAAAGTGTGTGGACTTCATCGCCGACCGTTCAGGTGCCGAGGGGCCCTATATCGTCTGCTTCTTCCTGCCTCCGTGGCTGCCTGTGCGCACCGATCTCACGGATGACCCGCGTGACCTGGCCGCGGTTGAAACGGCGCGCGCCGTGGAGGCGGAGTGCGTGGAAAAATACGGCCTTAAGATGACGGAGTCGGAGCTCTTCGCGGGGCTCTGTGACCTCAGCTATGTTGGGGCGAAGGTCTCGGACGACGACGTGCGAGCTCTCAGCGGCAACATGCCCGGCTGGGGGAGCGTCTACAACATCCCGCTCAAAGAGATGCAGGGGCTTGGCCTGCCGGTCATCAACCTCGGCCCGAGCGGAGAATCGCCGCATAAAAAAGACGAACGGCTGCACCTGCGCTATTCGCTGGATATACTGCCATCGCTGCTGAAATTCGCGATACGGGAGCTGTCGCGCCGCAGCCGCTGATTAATGATTAAATAGAGGGCCGTCACGGAGGCGGCCATTCCGTGACGGCGTAAACGCCAAACGTCCGCCTATGGCCCTGCGGGGTGTACGTTACCCCCATTCCGTGGCGTTGTGGTACAATGTACGTCGCATATCTTAATATATATAAGGGGAGAACGATTGATAGATGTACGATGACGACGTTCGAATACGTCCAGCCAAACCAGAAGAGGCGGAAGATCTGTCGGATATAGCCTGGAGGTCGAAGTCTTACTGGGATTACCCTGTTGATGTGATGAACATCTTCCGGGATATGCTCAGCATTGAGCAGGATTTTATCGAAAACAATCCGTCTTACCTCATAGAGCACGAGGATACCGATGAAAAGGTCGGCTTTTACGCGCTTGAGAAGAAGGGAGACAAATGGTGGCTTGAACACCTGTGGGTGCTTCCCGAAGAGATCGGTACGGGGCTGGGGGGAAAGCTCTTCCTTCACGCCTGCGAGATGGCCGAGACGATGGGAGCCGATGAACTTTACATAGTATCCGACCCGAACGCCGAGGAGTTTTACCGGCATATGGGAGCGGAGAAGATAGGAGAAGAGCAGACGGAGGGAATGCCTGAACGCCTCCTTCCCGTGATGCGCATGAAACTATAATATGCTCTATAAATGGCAGGAAAAAGCGCTTGAGACAATAGCGGGGAAGAACGCGATCCTCTCCGCTCCGACCGGCAGCGGCAAAACCTGGGTCGCCTATATATGGGCCGGCCTGATGAGCTGCAACGGCACGCCCCGGATGCCGGAGGGACGCGTGATCTTCACCGCGCCGATCAAGGCCCTTTCGAACGAACGTTACCTGGAGCTCAAGTCTATGGGCTTCGACGTCGGGCTCGAGACCGGCGATTTCAAGAAAAACGCGGGAGCCGAGGTGCTCTGCTGCACGCAGGAGATATATACCCTAAAATATGCCCACATCCCAGGACAAAAGGTGATAATTGACGAATTTCACTTTATCTTCAACGACCCGGAGCGCGCGCGCGCCTACATAGACGGCCTGCGCCG
It encodes the following:
- a CDS encoding ketopantoate reductase family protein, coding for MKKIENIALVGLGAVGCAYLTTIAEHLPPEKIRVVASGERAERYRKNGITYNGKQYRFNVAEPGSGERSADLVFVAVKNTQLAAAVEEIGDFVGSETVIVAPLNGVTSEKVLMERYGAERVLYSYAMKIDATREGDRTFCKNTGFIPFGEARNEPGRYSENVTAVEEFFRRTGIEYEIPEDMITSLWKKFMMNTGLNQTSAILGFTYGMMQRSTSARALMRSAMEEAAAVAGAEGISLGTPEIDDCFRIMDMLGAEGKTSMLQDIEARRPTEVGAFAGTVVEIAGRHGLAVPVNRTYLRQIRALEESFLI
- a CDS encoding 3-oxoacid CoA-transferase subunit B; the encoded protein is MLPELSEKEARARIARRVASELEDGALVNLGIGIPQLVPDYLPEEVRLILQTENGVINAGASADRHDLRVIDAGGTPVSVLPGGALISSELSFAIMRGGHIDVTVLGALEVDREGSLANWMIPQVRVPGMGGAMDIVTGAKKVCVATRHFDKEGRSKLVQKCSLPLTGRGVVDVIVTEYCVVRNIYGHMVMTEIAEDTGLQALLDRTEMQIDVSSQLKRIQF
- a CDS encoding 3-oxoacid CoA-transferase subunit A; its protein translation is MAKPFIKPVITPAEAAAYAAPGKTLMIGGFNYGGAPYTIIEALCESGVKEIDLICVDTSYFQTKVPGPVGVARLVTNGQLRSLVASHIGLNKKTQELYTGGKLKIELIPMGTFVERIRAGGAGLGGILTPTGVDTVYEEGRETVELDGRRYILERPLRADTAFIRAYKADAAGNLVYYGTNRNFNPTMATAAARVVAEVDEVVPLGEIDPNNVVTPGIFIDALVLKGDGEYASRT
- a CDS encoding M20/M25/M40 family metallo-hydrolase, with protein sequence MDREYLLSMIKELVALPSVTESAAESAPGEWLFERLSKLPYFCENPGHLQLVDTPLEGSLYKLKSLVARVDAAKKTARTVLLIGHYDVVDVKCYGDIAEHAFDADRLAEIFDAGADVLYGRGVMDMKCGAALEAALIEEFAEDRSLFDVNLVIALVGDEENSSAGMRGALPALTAMQAEGLDFLAALNTEPGEAGRSGVVGPMVFLGTLGKLMPGFYIRGRGAHVGNCYNGFSALLAASRLVSYAEGNPYLADPLHGVCQPSWICLDMKALHDLYSVTVPDKAYAYFNCFTTNNTPALVMEQMRGVAAYALRQSSEQLTASYRALLALGYEGAEFVPEEPAVYTLEELKELARGHHGDSFDEELRRYTETLPPGDMRARGIKCVDFIADRSGAEGPYIVCFFLPPWLPVRTDLTDDPRDLAAVETARAVEAECVEKYGLKMTESELFAGLCDLSYVGAKVSDDDVRALSGNMPGWGSVYNIPLKEMQGLGLPVINLGPSGESPHKKDERLHLRYSLDILPSLLKFAIRELSRRSR
- a CDS encoding GNAT family N-acetyltransferase: MYDDDVRIRPAKPEEAEDLSDIAWRSKSYWDYPVDVMNIFRDMLSIEQDFIENNPSYLIEHEDTDEKVGFYALEKKGDKWWLEHLWVLPEEIGTGLGGKLFLHACEMAETMGADELYIVSDPNAEEFYRHMGAEKIGEEQTEGMPERLLPVMRMKL